From Mauremys mutica isolate MM-2020 ecotype Southern chromosome 15, ASM2049712v1, whole genome shotgun sequence, one genomic window encodes:
- the NFKBIB gene encoding NF-kappa-B inhibitor beta: MAELQPRAPPAGLGEAKRPEAGEDWCDSGLGSLSEGQLSQIQDGLGPPPEKPPHPPAAAAAVTSDPCPGGRPVTSDPCPGGRPVTSDPGGPRNPDSCERLDSALGDSLGEEEAGWGAAGGQAVGAITQGVEAVRLGEPAPRAGEPPAVGPEDWLHHVLGFVTEDGDTALHLAVIHEHEAFLDSILQYTAGTEYLDLQNDLGQTALHIAVILGASNFVCKLMAAGAGLCMQEKAGHTALHLACREGWRDCAQWLLASLSGHRPGEGNDACAQLDCTNYDGYTPLHVAVLRKDLEVVKLLVGAGADLNKAELSCGRSPLHLAVESQSPEVVECLLRAGADPRARMYVGYTPIYSAVHRPNQKILQLLREFGSEEPDWDSEESLADSSDEEYDDIVINSGHYKN, translated from the exons ATGGCGGAGCTGCAGCCGCGGGCCCCGCCGGCCGGGCTGGGCGAGGCCAAGCGGCCGGAGGCGGGCGAGGACTGGTGCGACAGCGGCCTGGGCTCGCTGAGCGAGGGGCAGCTCAGCCAGATCCAGGATGGCCTGGGGCCCCCCCCGGAGAAGCCCCCGCACCcccccgctgccgccgccgccgtgacctctgacccctgccccggggggcgccccgtgacctctgacccctgccccggggggcgcCCCGTGACCTCTGACCCCGGCGGCCCCCGGAACCCTGACTCCTGCGAGCGCCTGGACTCTGCCCTGGGCGACTCCCTGGGCGAGGAGGAAGCCGGCTGGGGGGCGGCCGGGGGGCAGGCGGTGGGGGCGATCACCCAGGGCGTGGAGGCCGTGCGGCTCGGGGAGCCTGCGCCCCGGGCCGGGGAGCCGCCCGCGGTGGGCCCCGAGGACTGGCTGCACCACGTCCTGGGCTTCGTGACCGAGGACGGGGATAC AGCCCTCCACCTGGCAGTGATTCATGAGCATGAGGCCTTCCTGGATTCTATCCTGCAGTACACGGCCGGGACGGAATACTTGGATCTGCAGAACGACCTGGGCCAG ACGGCACTGCACATTGCTGTCATCCTCGGCGCCTCCAACTTTGTCTGCAAGCTGATGGCAGCCGGGGCGGGGCTCTGCATGCAGGAGAAAGCTGGCCACACAGCGCTGCACCTGGCATGCCGGGAGGGCTGGCGGGACTGCGCACAGTGGCTCCTGGCATCGCTGAGCGGGCACAGGCCTGGCGAAGGGAATGATGCCTGCGCTCAGTTGGACTGCACCAATTATGACG GTTACACGCCGCTGCACGTGGCTGTCCTGCGGAAGGACCTCGAAGTGGTCAAGCTCCTTGTGGGTGCCGGAGCCGATCTCAACAAGGCG gagctgagctgtgGGCGGAGTCCCCTCCACTTGGCGGTGGAGTCGCAGAGCCCGGAAGTGGTGGAGTGCCTGCTGCGCGCCGGAGCGGACCCGCGGGCCCGGATGTACGTCGGTTACACCCCCATCTATAGCGCCGTGCACCGGCCCAACCAAAAGATCTTGCAGCTGCTCCGGGAGTTCGGCTCGGAGGAGCCCGACTGGGATTCGGAGGAAAGCCTGGCTGACAGCAGCGac GAGGAATACGACGACATCGTCATCAACAGTGGACACTATAAGAACTGA